The window GATGACTAAGGTTGTCCAGATGCTTGAAGGCCTCCTTCCTGTTCCTCAGCCTCCAACCTCCGCCGCAAGGGGATCTCAACTTTATACAGACGTCTTTAAATCAGACAACAATTCTGCGGTGTGCCTTTCAGGCCCAAGATAAAATTTGTTGAACATGAGAGACGTGTAAGACATATTCCATGCATGAGTGATAAAATAATGCCTAGTCCAGTGTATTTAGATACTGTGTTTTAGTTTAGGCGCTTGTACGATGTGTTTTTCCTATACCACAtagattgcatttcattattTGTACCTGTATCTCCATATTCAACAAATCTAACTTTGCTCACATGGTTAGAGATTTGCATTGAGGAATTAAGAGACCACATTTTACCATGCACTTCTCTAATTGAGATAGTGCACACCAATATGGTCATTAATCTCGCGCATAGACAAGCTACTGCAAATTAACAAGTACATATAGTGCATAATAGAAATTAAATgggaagaagagggaggaaTTAAGTGGGAAACTAAGGAGTACCTAACTTAGTGTTGATGCTTTGCGAGCACATCGGAAATAATTGAACACACCGTTTGTATGAGTACGATGATAAAAATATTGGTAATGACCGAAATAGTTGTCCAAGGTGTGTGGAAATATTTTTGCTTCAGATTTGCCTTCCATTTGTTCCACGGCTTTTGTTAGTAGTTGTTTAGCTCCTTTGGAAGAGTAGCAAAATAAAAtctttctttgtccaacacAACACCTTTGCCAAGGTTGTTAATCAGAGTAGACACCTCATTTTTGTCACCAAGCATATTTTCAACAATTATGCGGGTTAGATCTTCACCGACTCCCCTTTGCTCCTAACAACTAATTGTCTAACTCACTAACGCTATTGTTGTACTAAAAATGTTTCATGTGGTCAGATGTATGTGAGTAGAAAATAAAGCTAATTATTTTCAGGAAACAGAGGAAAAACTTCGAAAGAGAACGTACGGTACATAAGAAAGCTTTCGGTATTATACATACTGATGTGAACGTTTGTCTAAATATAGTTGTGTCTTTTGCAATGGGCCTAGCCACCTGCAATTGAAATTCTAACAACTCTTTTGACATAATACTTTATAGATGAGAAATTAAGCAGAAATAAGCACAAACCGTACAGCTCTTATTAGCAACAGGGTTTACAAATGTCTACAACACAAAGATGAATCTCACTACGGACAAACCagacaaacaaataaaacaagcaAATACTACGTAAAGGATAGGGAGAAAATTGCGAATTAAGGATTGATACTTAATTAATGACAGAGATAATAGAACACATTGTTTGTATGATAGTGAGTACGATGAGAAAACCAGCTGCAAAGACAGAAATCATTGCCCAAGGTGTGTTGAAATACTTTTGTTTCAAGCTTGCCTTCGACATTGGATTCGAGTTTTCCGACGATAATCCAACGATTCCTGTGATGCCCACCATCGAGGTTAGTCTAAAAAGATTCTTATCTTATAGCTATATTGTATGTTAAAATCCGTTTCGAATTTGTGATTTAATAAAATTAGCGTAGGAGGATAAAATCTGGTTTCGACTCATAGGCCACTACCAATCATCCAAGGGGAAAGTGTTGTGCAAGGTAAAAAGCCCAGAAGAAATATACAAACGCAAGGGAACGTGCTTAGATAACTACCCCACTACAGAGGAAAAATGAGAGAAGGCGACAGGTCGTGGCACTTGTTCTCAAAGCATGCAGTCATATGACAGATGACCACTAAAGAAATGGGAAATGAGGATTGATTGTGGTGCTTGATCCTCAAGCATGCAATCCTATAAATGGGAAGAGGAGCCAAAGAAAGTGGTACGTAATCAGAACCCGAGAAAATCCGGAGAATAGAAAATCAATCGATTGACTTGAGCATCGGAGTATCTTTTGCAGGTACCACCTGGGCAGGCTACAGAAGAAGACTATTCGAGGGCATCTTTAGCGAAGGATTCGGCGAACGTGAGGATTGCGGTCAACGAATTTGTGGAGGCATTTCTTCTTGTGAGAAATCTCGCTCCAATAGTTGGCGCCGTCTGtgggaaaagaaacaaaatcaagCTACAAACATGACTGGATCTGCACAAGAAGTTCTGAATCCTTCTGGAGATGCAAGGACTCGATCGATGCATGCGAGGTCTCATTCCCAAAATATTGAACCCAATCTCGCCTTGGAACAATTTAGAAGGCTAACGAGGGAATTGCGAGAAACAAAAAAGACAGCCGAAGAGGCATTGAAGAAGGCTGAAGCAAGAAACGTAGTGGAAAATGTGGCCGACACCAAGAGACAGCGTgcagaagaggaagataaggaGCGTAGCTCTAGTAGCGCGTCATCCAGCAACCGTGTTAAGGTGATGAAAAATCATGGCGAAGAGGATCACAAGGGAAAAGGATCGAAAAAAGTAAAAGATGTTGATTTGCGAGAACAAATTGAGAAGATTGTGAAGGGATACAAGCTACAGACCCCAGCGAAACTTGCTTTAGAAGCGGCCAGAGGGATCCGCAAATCACCATTCACGGAGGACATCCTGAAAGTTAAAAAACCCGCCAAGTTCACCCAACCAAAGTTCGGGTTGTTTGAAGGCACGATTGATCCCGTTGAGCATATTTACCACTTCCAATAGCAGATGGCGCTCGAAGGAGACGACGAGGCCCTTCTGTGCAAGTTGTTCCCCTCAAGTCTTTCCGGATCATCTTTAACTTGGTTCAGACAACTGAAACCGAGGTCTATCGAAATTTTTACGAAGCTACATGAGGCATTCATATCTCAATATGTTTGCAATCGGAGGCTAAGAAAAGATGTTATGATCTTGTTCAACACCAAACAAAATGTTGGCGAAAGCCTCAAAAGCTATGTGACTAGGTTTATGGAAGATATGTCCACCTTAGAAGAATGTGATTCTCACACTGCGTCTTTGGCATTCCGAGAAGGAGTGTTGCCTGGAACAAAGATGCGTAGGTCATTAATCGAAATTCCACCATTAAACATGTGGGAGGTGATGGCTCGGGCTGATGGAATCATCAGACTAGAGGAAAATGAACTTATCCAATCAAAGCAAGCCACAGCCACTATTGCTGCATCTCCAGCGGGCACTACTGTGCTTACCTTGAAACCCACGACTTAGTTGAGGAACAAAGAGAAATCGCCGCACTACGACTTGCGAACTATCAGAACCAAGTTGCTGCTTACTTCAACAAGCAAGTCAAGTTGAAAAGATTTAGGGTAAGAGAATGGGTGTTGAGAAATGTCATGGGAAACACAAAAAATTTGAATGCAGGGAAGCTTGGACGCATAGGGGAATGACCATATGAGGTGACCTAAGCCTTTGGAAATGGAACTTATAAACTCAGGCACGTTGAAATAGGTCAGTATGTGTCGCGCCCATAGAACGCAATTCATTTGAGAAAGTACCACATTTAGCTTTTCgtgtttatgtttttcatatttaaatTTCTGTTTCCAGCAATGTTGAAGGGTAAATCCCTTTTTGTCTTCCATGCATGTCGAAATGTGTATCCTTGGATGTCTGTTGACATCTCCCTATTGTTTGATAAATAAAGTTGCATTTCATTCAAATCTTAAACCAAGGGATGAGAATCGAATCAAGATCGAAAACATAAGATCGAGTGAGGAAAGAAAACCCAAGATCGGATGGGCAGAGACCCAATCAAGATCGAAAATCAAAGATCGAGTGggaaaagaaaacccaagaTCGGATGGGCACAGACCCAATCAAGATCGAGAATCTAAGATCGAGTGggaaaagaaaacccaagaTCGGATAGGCACAGACCCAATCAAGATCGAGAATCTAAGATCAAGTGGGAAAAGAAAACCTAAGATCGGATGGGCAGAGACCCAACCAAGATCGGAAGTCTAAGATCGAGTGGGAAAAGAAAACCTAAGATCGAATGGGCAAAGACCCATCCAAGACCGAAAATCTGAGATCGAATaggtaataaataaataaataaataaataaaacgatGAAGACAAATATGGTCTCTCTAATGCACGGCTGCTAGTGGTATAAACTAAACtttcttttttataaatatatttataaagagagagagtgagagaagcAAGTGTGtcggtgtgtgtgtgtgtgtatgtgtatatattgatatatgtatatatagacgTGCAGATTAGATATGCCGACTAGGTGTGCAACCTAGCATTGTGGATTATATGTGTGAGCAGGAAACATACatggtaaatatatatatatatatatatatgtatatatgtttgtgtgtgtgtgtaaatcaGGTAAAAGTGTACGTAGGTGTGCATACAAGATGGGATAGAGATCTATATAATAAATATGATATAGGTGTTAGTCCACTTTCGTAACGTGTCAGTCTTCATTCGTAAGTTCTCGTTCGTAAATCATGTCAACGTGTCAGTCCTCGCTCGTAAATCCTCGTTCAAAAATCATAATGGGAAGATCTTATTCGTAACGAAACGATGGCTTAGGTACATATATGTATAGCCTGTCAGACAACCTACTCAGTTAAATTTAGTAAGATGTCAGTCCACTTTCGTAACGTGTCAGTTCTCGTTCGTAAATCATGTCAATGTGTCAGTTCTCGCTCATAAATCCTCGTTCGAAAATCATAATAGGAAGATCTTATTTGTAACGAAACGAAGGCTTAGGTACATATATGTATAGCATGTCAGACAACCTACTTAGTTAAATTTCGTCAGTTCGTAAGATGTCAGTCCACTTTCATAAGGTGTCAATCCTCGTTCGTAAGTTCTCGTTTGTAAATCATGTCAACGTGTCAGTCCACTTTTGTAACGTGTCAGTCCTCGTTCGTAAGTTCTCGTTCGTAAATCATGTCAATGTGTTAGTCCTCGCTCGTAAATCCTCGTTTGAAAATCATAGTGGGAAGATCTTATTCGTAACGAAACGAAGGCTTAAGTACATATATGTATAGCCTGTCAGACAACCTACTCAGTTAAATTTCATCAGTTCGTAAGATGTCAGTCCACTTTCGTAATGTGTTAGTTTCGTAAATCCTCGTTCGAAAATCATAGTGGGAAGATGTCAACCCTCATTCGTAAAGAAATGAAGGCTTCGATAAATTTACCTTCAGTAAATTTATTCTTAGAAAAAGCAAATTCCACAAATTTGGCCTTAGTAAAAAGTGCTTCAAGTTTAGCTTGGCTTAAAGAGTGTAGTTTCAAGGCCCCATGAGATCGAAAAACTCAGTTTTTCCCTATTTCACATGCGTGAAAAGGGGAAAAATGGGGCATTGGTTTCGACTCATGGGCCACTACCAATCATCCAAGGGGAAAGTGTTGTGCAAGGTAAAAAGCCCACAAGAAATATACAGACGCAAGGGAACGTGCTTAGATAATTACCCCACTATGGAGGAGAAGTGGGAGAAGGCGACAGGTCGTGGCACTTGTTCTCAAAGCATGCAATCATATGACAGATGACCACTAAAGAAGTGGGTAAGGAGGATTGGTTGTGGTGCTTGATCCTCAAGCATGCAATCCTATAAACAGGGAGAGGAGCCAAAGAACAAGGTACGTAATCAGAACCCGAGAAAATCCAGAGAATAGAAAATCAATCGACTGACTTGAGCGTCGGATTATCTATTGCAGGTATCACCCGGGCAAGCTACAAAAGAAGATTATTCGGGGCATCTCTAGCGAAGGATTCGGCAAACGTGAGGATTGCGGTCAACGAATCTGTGGAGGCATTTCTTCTTGTGAGAAATCTCGCTCCAACAATTAGGCTTTTGTCTAATTGAATTTAAGGATTAAATTTTTCATTAATGTTCTGggtttgttgggggggggggggggggggtttgaatGTGATGTACAGAACTTGGTTACATAGACTACACCCCAGAAATTAGCCACTGTGCTCCAGATCTTTCCAGTTGAAATTCCTCTTCTTCACCCTTCCATGTTGAATTTCACATCAACATTGGATTCAAGTTTTTCGACGATAATCTGACGATTCCTGCGACGCCCACCATCGAGGTTAGTCTAAAATGATTCTTATCTTATAGCTGTATTGAATGTTAAAATCTGTTTcgaatttttgatttaataaaattaggctttagaaaaaatttcatgattttgtcTAATTGAATTTaaggattaatttttttttcattaatgttCTAGGTTtgttggggggaggggggtttTGAATGTGATGTACAGAACTTGGTTACATAGACTACACCCCAGAAATTAGCCACGGGGTGCTGGTTGAATTGGCCGAACAAAGTCTATTCATGAGCATCCGGTAGTTTTCTACTTTGGTTAATTGGTCAAATTTTATTTAGGTCCTATAAAGATTGGGAGGTCTATGAGACATGTATTCGTGCAAGATAAAGCTTTGGATGCTTTAGCAATTGAGGACAAGAAAAGGCAATATGCTGCTGCGGAGAACTATCTAGAAGATGTATTGCATTCAGCTCTAGCCACTTCAGAGTAATGTACCACTAGACTTTTGTTATATGATTGTGTCTGTAAAACTATGTAGTTTTGTTTGCATTATTAAAGAACTGGTAGATCAAACTCCAAAAAGGTATTAACAAGGCTTACTTGATTCAATGAGTGtgaaagttttgagttttgaagaAGCAGGGGAGGAGAGTTGTTTACCAAACAACATTATCCATGTATTAGGaggaagcctttaagggaagggatccccaatttttttttcaaagcacagcaataccaaaccagcctttAAAGTGATGATAGAAATAATGATACAACTAGGAACGGTCTTGAGTTTGTGGTACTCCATGATGAAAAGCTACAATGAGACTTTTTCtcaacatattatttatttattttatgtacaAAGGAGACATATTATTTAACTTCGCGCATAGACAAGCCATTGCAAATTTACATTATAGTGCACAATAGAAATTAACTGGGAAAAGAAcaggaagaaaaatgaaatggaaAATGGAGTGCCTAACTTAGTGTTGATACTTAGTGAGTAAAAGTCCACGCCATTTGTGTGATAGTGAGAACGATGACACAAGTAGCAACAATGAAGGAAATAATTTTCCAAGGTGTGTCGAAATATGTTTGTTTCAGATCTGCCATCCATTTGTTCCACGGATTTTTGCAGTAGTTGTCGAGGTCCTTTGTAAGCTTAGCATAACTGAATTCATCTCTGTCAAACGCAACACCTTTGCAAAGCCTGTTAATCAGAGTAGATAGCTCCTTGTTGTCACCAAGCAGATTTTCAACAATTTCCTCCTTGACAAGCAATTCCACATCATTTCGGGTGTTCACCAAATGATCAATGAGGATGATATAATCACTGAAGAAGTAGGAATTCGGAGTGCAATGGCATTGCTCAAAGGCAATAAGGTTTCGGAGTACAAGCTCTGTGTCATCATCGATTATTAGATGTGGAATTTTCAAAATTCCGTCTTGATCAGTGAAATGTATATCAAATAGATTCTCGCTTGGTCTCACCGGACGAAACTTGACTCCAGCCCTGTGTAGTTTCGTCAAGGTCGGTATACCTAGAAGTTCGAGTTGCTCTCCATTTTTTGAGTTCCCTTTCGCCGTTGGTAGATGTAAAGTTCTAACCAAATCAACAAAATGATGTACTTTAGAACTAGGACATTCCCAATTGTCTTTTTCCATATAAAAACCCGTTGATTTCTTGCAGAACTCGTAAGAGAGGCCAAGTACTGAAAGCTTCGTAGCCGGCACCTGATCCTCAATGGGAAGGAGATCCTCTTCACTTTTTTGGGTCCAGGAAAAGAGATCCTCAAGAATGAAAAATGGCAGCTGATTTTCGAGCAAAAGCATGTCAGGTACCATAAAATTTATGAACCCTGGTTTGTAAAAGATGCGGTCATAGCTATCGGGCTTGATATGCTCCCCGTCCCCCCTCAATAAAAGCTCAATGATGAACGCGGCATCCACAAGAATGATTTCTACAAATTTTTCACTGCTAAACTCAATGGTGTGCGCATAGCAACTGCGcaattcctcttccttgccctTTATTTTCGTTACATAATCTTTCTCGCTGACCCCAGTCCGCTCTAAAAAATACTGCAGGTACCTCCTCTTGTGTCCTTCCATTTCTTCTAAGCCTTCCTTGCCATGGTGAAGCGGGCCTATAGAGACTAGTTGAGGTGTGTAGGCCTTTTCATTTACACACCGTAGTGGTTCAGGAACTCTGTAGATACAACACGGATCGGGCGAGGGAGGCAAATCATTCTCCTGAGTCTGACCCATTGAAATTAGTAACGGAGTGAAAAGGTTTTCGATGTCATATGGATCTTCGCTGCTTCCTTCCATTTAATGCTGATGTGTTTGTTGTTCCAAATCGTAATTGCTGACGACGAGAAGATGATCACTGTCACAATAATAAGTAAATTCTTCGCTATGATATTTTTAACATGCTTCAACTAACTATTGAGAAAACATGACAATAATCAAAACTAATCTAGATAATAATGAAAATTCATCCAAGCATTGCAAATAAATACACCCGAAAAaagtaaattttgttttatatatttctGACGAGGTGCACATTTGGTCAattatgttttatatatttatgaCCAGGAGTGCGTTTGGTcaaattgaattaattttttctatCTACCCTCCTTTTCTTTTAATCAACGTAGGGAtgagaaaaaaatatagaaCAAAATATTAGTATCTACAAATAATAAGTCAAACTTGCAGTCGTGTAGTATTTTTATAGAGTTGTTATGTCACTATGCAATTGGAAAGagttaagtttaaatttaaaaaaaaaatatttaaactcaTAAGCAaacaaatataatacatttttatcaacaacaaagaaataTAGGTACTTGTGATTCAGGCGGATAATCATTTAATATGCGATAGAGAtagattaagaaaaatattaaatcaaTCTGTATTATAGGTAACTTATGAACAAAAACCTATGGAATAGGCAGATAAACTTATGCTATAGGTAAATTAATACAATTAATTTGTAATATAGGtagaatataaaaaataatagagaGATACATTAAAAACATATGTGATATAGTTAAATAAACATCAACGAATTTCATAGAATCAATATGATTTTCATAAGAAAACAATGATATTGATAagaaaaaacactaaaaaaagTTTTAGAACAAAAAAGAAGGAGAAAAGTTCAGCTACAAATTAATAATCAATGACAgtaaattttataaaacaatTAATCCTATAATTAAGGTATTATGTGTATTTACATATTTActacaatttaaaatttttagggtatatttggtatgaaaataaaaataaactaacaTGTAATCCATCAGACCTATCGCAACAAAAACTTAAAGCGGACTATTTCTAATTATGGCtcacaaaattgaacttatatcaagtttactataaaaacaaaattaaaaatgcttATCTATCTTGTAtatgagaaaaaaataataatacaaaagaCAAAAAGTGAACAGAAATGAAGATGGTGGGGGTAATAAATGCCAACAAACTGGGGTCATTTTAAACtttaagaccaactccaacacTTGGAGTAGGTCTCAAATTTTCCCTTCTATTCCCCCTATTTCATTCCAACCCTTGTGCTAAAATAGGATTAAGTGTtagaactaaaaaaaaaaaacaaaaaaaaaactcaattccCCACAAGATTTAGTGTGGAGCCCACATGTGATAGTGGAATATGAGGAGTGGACTGGACTCGCCCAGCCCAACCCAGACGCACCCACAGCCTAGCACGCACGCACTAACTTAACCCGCCTCAACTTCGATGCCCCACCCACGCAGGGATGTCGGGCTGCTGTCGGCTCGTGACACGAGCCCAACGGCTCCTTTTGGTGATTCGACGGGCAGAATTCAAATGGATCTTGGAGATCCAACGATCCACTTTAATttatagttttatatttatatatttattgaatccaaaggctgagatcgaatataatcaaatctaacggtccaattttaaatccaacggcaaaaataattaaaaaaatatttaactcaAAGTTcatccaaaaactctataaatacctatgtatttgttcaaacatccacacaaaactcacttttctcctacaattcttccaatttttctttctaccatcttccaaaatcatttcttcccatttccaaaacatccacacaaatctctatcatgtgtttcatattcttccatagtgtttcatgagtttcgtgtgtcgatttagtgatttctcaatatttatcggaatataaatatttttaggttaaattttaaaaaaaaatagtgtttcatagtctacataatttttttttaaatttaattttaaaaaaaacctaaattcattatttaataatatggggctaaaattttaggcataagggttggagcagaaaaaactatttctgggctaaaacctaaatttttttttgctatccaagggttggagatggtctaaagagaagaaatatatatatatataaaggaaaattcagctaaaaaaaaaagaagatactaTCCATATATTAGGCCTAATGATTAATTgaagacaatatcagtgcatagttgtaacatcccacatcgcccaggggagtggatcctgtaagccttatatatgtatattctcatctctatctagcatgagaccttttgggagctcactgacttcgggttctatgggaactccgaagttaagcgagtagcgcgcgagagcaatcccaggatgggtgatccactgagaagttatcgtgtgagttcccagaaacaaaaccgtgagggcgtggtcggagcccaaagcggacaatatcgtgctacggtggagtcgagctcgggttgtggtgggggcccaggacaatttggtatcagagccaatccctggccggaagtgtgccgacgaggacgtcaggcccctaaggagggtggattgtaacatcccacatcgcccaggggagtggatcctgtaagccttatatgtatattcccatctctatctagcacgaggccttttgggagctcactggcttcgggttccatgggaactccgaggttaagtgagtagcgcacgagagcactcccatgatgggtgatccactaagaagttctcgtgtgagttcccaaaaacaaaaccatgagggcgtagccggggcccaaaacggataatatcatgctacagtggtggagtgggcccgagatgtggtgggccccgggtcgggatgtaaCAATAGTTATACTTAATAGTGAATATTTATGACACTTAAACATATATACACAGCCAAACTATTCAACTCAAAGATATTAAGAAGAAAGCTGCAACATTCCCTTAAGGAGTAAATATGACACTAAATGTTTCAAACCGATGGATATGTGCAAACATAGCAATGGAGAAGAAAAAAGCCAAACGAaagattataaattaaaaagtgAGTTGTTATTGGTACTATAAATATGTCGTCTAACTTGTTTTGAAgggaaattattattttgaaaatgtGTGCATGATAATTTGTTGAAGTATCAGTAACAATACTTCTCATCTAaaatgcaaagaaaaaaaaatgaagcgaATTCGCACCTGTTTTGTATACAGGAAAAAAAGCAAGTTTGCAGGTTGATTTGCCTCTTGTAGATGAATAAGAAAACTCAATACATATTACTTGCTCATCTggtagataaaaaataaattttcttatAACAATAGCACGATGATAAGCTACCTATATATaagcatttcttcttctttttttaatcaTATAAGCATTGCTTGTTCAATATGTTTTTGCAAAACGTGTTTAATGGaccatattaaattaatgttgtGATTCATCATACAGCTACCCATCCTTTGTCTTTCCTTAACTAAAAACAAAAGTGGTTGAGATTAATTGTCCAATTAATGTGGTGGCagtttgataaaacgtaaattTGGAAAAATCTCGATATTGTGGTAGCCAGATTTATCTCACTTATTGTGATCCATTAATTTAGCTTTCTCATAACttatagaagaagaaaaaattcatTCACTTATAGCACAAGAATAATTGCCGCGAGATGGGCTTAGTGGTCTCTCGGGATGAGATACATGAGAGCAAATCCAGCCAACATGACTTGCCCTGGACAATGTTTGTGGTAGAATGAACGAGCAACCTCAGTTTGGAATTTCTCCGATACAGTTAATATTTCTGtgaaaatattagaaaaatcagTGAAAGATATGGAGGGGAGTGAAGAGTAGACTTCAAAAAATATTAGAGAAATTCTTAAATTTTGGATAAAATTGACAGTTTTCGTCGATATTTTCGACATATCAATAAATATTGACAGACTACCATATGACATTTcctaaagtttcaattttttttttttttaacaaacgatattatctacactaagggagtgGGAGATtgagctaagcctcacaataaactagcaataatatagttcaaatttgcatttggcgaaaatcgaacttaagatctcttacttataagtgaaaatgaatacgaCTGGACCGTAGTACTAAGCAGCAAGTTTTAGcaaattttcatcaaaatcaacCGAGATAGTTATatcaatattttcacaaatttgtatattaatattttCTATAATTTAACGTAGTAATGCTAGCGTTAGATTAATCCAATCAAACTACAAACAGTCAACCAATAACAGAGTGACATCATCAGAGTGGTTGGAAAACCATGCGCGTTGCAAGGTCtttgtttagggttttagtAACCAATAACAGAGTGACATCATCAAGATTACGTCATCCGGCAATAATGGTCCCTTCACGTGGAGATGGAGGAACTTTCATTTAATGGACGTATATAACGAGGGCCATGACCTATGTGGCCATTAATTATAGGGCATGCATGctaccattcaaacataaaaaactaaaatcttcATACAATACAAGGAATAACAttacttattttattaatttaatcaaaaaattaatttgataaaaaggtaacaataaaataaagttgaatTACAATTACCGTAAATGTTTTAATAAAGTGGACTATTTCTAATAAGGCATCCAAAAAATGGACTCATATTAAAGAATATTCAACTTTGTTTACCCTTCTTTATGTGATGCGAAAGAAACTGTTATTAAcattctaaaaaaaatcattattaac of the Pyrus communis chromosome 1, drPyrComm1.1, whole genome shotgun sequence genome contains:
- the LOC137733879 gene encoding uncharacterized protein, encoding MALEGDDEALLCKLFPSSLSGSSLTWFRQLKPRSIEIFTKLHEAFISQYVCNRRLRKDVMILFNTKQNVGESLKSYVTRFMEDMSTLEECDSHTASLAFREGVLPGTKMRRSLIEIPPLNMWEVMARADGIIRLEENELIQSKQATATIAASPAGTTVLTLKPTT
- the LOC137733965 gene encoding UPF0481 protein At3g47200-like yields the protein MEGSSEDPYDIENLFTPLLISMGQTQENDLPPSPDPCCIYRVPEPLRCVNEKAYTPQLVSIGPLHHGKEGLEEMEGHKRRYLQYFLERTGVSEKDYVTKIKGKEEELRSCYAHTIEFSSEKFVEIILVDAAFIIELLLRGDGEHIKPDSYDRIFYKPGFINFMVPDMLLLENQLPFFILEDLFSWTQKSEEDLLPIEDQVPATKLSVLGLSYEFCKKSTGFYMEKDNWECPSSKVHHFVDLVRTLHLPTAKGNSKNGEQLELLGIPTLTKLHRAGVKFRPVRPSENLFDIHFTDQDGILKIPHLIIDDDTELVLRNLIAFEQCHCTPNSYFFSDYIILIDHLVNTRNDVELLVKEEIVENLLGDNKELSTLINRLCKGVAFDRDEFSYAKLTKDLDNYCKNPWNKWMADLKQTYFDTPWKIISFIVATCVIVLTITQMAWTFTH